The Micromonospora sp. WMMD961 genome has a segment encoding these proteins:
- a CDS encoding IclR family transcriptional regulator, with amino-acid sequence MPRVVPAVNRALDVLELFVDCPELSARQVMERLDLPRTTVHELLVTLEARSYLISVPGQPVRYRLGMPLFQLGAAFAGRLDLVREAQCVARDVAAACDEAVHVAVLDGADVIYLVKFDSTHPVRMVSAVGRRLPAHCTAVGKILLSGLDPAVLDAVLTKDALPGMTPASITDPDRLRAHLARVRADSVAVDIGESDTAMRCVAAGIRDHSGTTIAAMSLSAPIIRWTAQAYREWTELVREGAATLSARMGYRALPR; translated from the coding sequence ATGCCCCGTGTGGTACCGGCGGTCAACCGCGCACTCGACGTCCTCGAACTGTTCGTGGACTGCCCTGAACTGTCGGCCCGCCAGGTGATGGAGCGGCTCGACCTGCCCCGCACCACCGTCCACGAACTACTCGTCACGCTTGAGGCTCGCTCGTACCTGATCTCGGTCCCGGGCCAGCCGGTGCGGTATCGGCTCGGCATGCCGCTGTTCCAGCTCGGTGCGGCGTTCGCCGGCCGGCTTGATCTGGTCCGTGAGGCGCAGTGCGTCGCGCGGGACGTGGCCGCCGCGTGCGACGAGGCGGTGCACGTGGCCGTGCTCGACGGTGCGGATGTCATCTACCTCGTCAAGTTCGACAGCACGCACCCGGTCCGGATGGTCTCCGCGGTCGGGCGGCGGCTGCCGGCTCACTGCACGGCGGTCGGCAAGATCCTGCTGTCGGGCCTCGATCCGGCCGTCCTGGACGCCGTCCTGACCAAGGACGCCCTGCCTGGCATGACTCCGGCAAGCATCACCGATCCGGACCGCCTTCGGGCACATCTCGCGCGTGTGCGGGCGGACAGCGTCGCGGTGGACATCGGCGAGTCCGACACCGCCATGCGCTGCGTCGCCGCGGGGATCCGGGACCATTCCGGCACCACGATCGCCGCGATGAGTCTGTCCGCGCCGATCATCCGCTGGACGGCTCAGGCGTACCGGGAGTGGACCGAGCTGGTCCGCGAGGGCGCGGCCACGCTGTCCGCCCGGATGGGCTACCGGGCCCTGCCTCGATAG
- a CDS encoding Txe/YoeB family addiction module toxin, whose product MRLVFTATAWSQYLSHTDRKLVKRINDLIADVMRNGYEGIGKPEPLRGELSGFWSRRIDREHRLVYRITKDDVEIIACRYHYGDR is encoded by the coding sequence GTGAGGCTGGTCTTCACCGCAACGGCATGGAGCCAGTACCTCAGCCACACGGATCGGAAGCTGGTCAAGCGCATCAACGACCTCATCGCGGACGTGATGCGCAACGGATACGAGGGCATCGGCAAGCCTGAGCCCCTTCGGGGAGAGCTGTCCGGCTTCTGGTCCCGCCGGATCGATCGCGAACACCGCCTGGTGTATCGGATCACCAAGGACGACGTCGAGATCATCGCCTGCCGGTACCACTACGGCGACCGATAG
- a CDS encoding type II toxin-antitoxin system prevent-host-death family antitoxin: MRTVNFTQLRQNLAAELDSVINDAEEVVVTRSGHEPVVIVPLAEYESMKETEYLLRNPSNAAALRRSMAELEKGDAAERDLIDPASVRDVA; this comes from the coding sequence ATGCGGACCGTGAATTTCACCCAGCTACGGCAGAACCTGGCCGCCGAACTCGACAGCGTCATCAACGACGCGGAGGAAGTGGTGGTGACCCGATCCGGCCACGAGCCCGTGGTGATCGTGCCGCTTGCGGAGTACGAGTCGATGAAGGAGACCGAGTACCTCCTGCGCAACCCCAGCAACGCCGCCGCGCTGCGCCGATCGATGGCAGAGCTGGAGAAGGGTGATGCGGCCGAGCGGGACCTGATCGACCCGGCCAGCGTGCGGGACGTCGCGTGA
- a CDS encoding NAD-dependent epimerase/dehydratase family protein produces MRIVVVGASGNVGTALLRRLRRERGVELAGVVRRLPGPDVGEPYDQVEWHSCDVGAPTAPPQLAEIFAGADAVVHLAWQIQPSHDQRVLRRTNVDGSRAVIDAVVRAGVPALVYASSVGTYAPGPKDHPISERWPATGVAGSSYSEHKAEVEALLDEVEREHPTLRVVRMRPGLIFQRAAGVEITRYFLGPLAPVWLLRFGRIPLVPTNRRLRMQAVHADDVADAYTRAVLGDVRGAFNVAADPVLTPELVARHFHGWTVPVAAPVLRAAAALSWRARLQPVDAGWVELGLNAPLMSSERAETELGWQPKISAIAALKELFAGMADGDHTPSPPMSGTRDLPGRPAALLKARPPGQGNPY; encoded by the coding sequence ATGCGGATCGTGGTGGTGGGGGCCAGCGGCAACGTCGGTACGGCATTGCTGCGGCGGCTGCGCCGGGAGCGGGGCGTGGAGTTGGCCGGGGTGGTCCGGCGGTTGCCCGGCCCGGATGTCGGCGAGCCGTACGACCAGGTGGAGTGGCACTCGTGCGACGTCGGTGCGCCGACTGCCCCACCCCAGCTGGCCGAGATCTTCGCCGGTGCGGACGCGGTGGTGCACCTGGCCTGGCAGATCCAGCCCAGCCATGACCAGCGGGTGCTGCGCCGGACCAACGTCGACGGTAGTCGGGCGGTGATCGACGCGGTGGTTCGGGCCGGGGTGCCGGCACTGGTGTACGCCTCGTCGGTCGGCACCTACGCGCCCGGTCCGAAGGACCACCCGATCAGCGAGCGGTGGCCGGCGACCGGTGTGGCCGGCTCGTCGTACAGCGAGCACAAGGCGGAGGTCGAGGCGCTGCTGGACGAGGTCGAGCGGGAGCACCCGACGCTGCGGGTGGTGCGGATGCGACCCGGGTTGATCTTCCAGCGGGCCGCCGGTGTGGAGATCACCCGCTATTTTCTCGGCCCGCTGGCGCCGGTGTGGCTGTTGCGCTTCGGTCGGATTCCGTTGGTGCCGACGAACCGCCGGTTGCGGATGCAGGCGGTGCACGCCGACGACGTCGCTGATGCGTACACCCGGGCGGTGTTGGGTGATGTGCGCGGCGCTTTCAACGTCGCTGCGGACCCGGTGCTGACGCCGGAGCTGGTGGCCCGGCACTTCCATGGCTGGACGGTGCCGGTCGCCGCGCCGGTGCTGCGCGCGGCGGCGGCGCTGAGCTGGCGGGCGCGGCTGCAGCCGGTCGACGCGGGCTGGGTGGAGCTGGGTCTGAACGCCCCGCTGATGTCCAGCGAACGCGCCGAGACCGAGCTCGGTTGGCAGCCCAAGATCAGCGCGATCGCGGCCCTCAAGGAACTCTTCGCCGGAATGGCCGACGGCGACCACACGCCGAGCCCGCCGATGTCCGGCACCCGCGACCTGCCCGGCCGCCCCGCTGCTCTCCTGAAGGCCCGCCCCCCAGGCCAGGGGAACCCCTACTGA
- a CDS encoding ZIP family zinc transporter — protein sequence MPEWLQAGGWGLLAGSALLVGAAVGWFARVPQRLIASIMAFGAGVLLSAVSFELIAEAHEQGGLLPTALGAAAGAVVYTVANLVLARHGARHRKRSGDQQPSENEKPGSGSAIAVGALLDGVPESVVIGASLLSGGTVSLVTVAAVFLSNVPEGLSSAAGMRQAGRPRRYVFLLWTGIALISGAAALLGNTLLGGAPPEVLAGITALAAGAILAMITDTMVPEAFEDAHLLVGLITVAGFLTAFALSHA from the coding sequence ATGCCGGAGTGGTTACAGGCGGGTGGGTGGGGCCTACTGGCCGGGTCGGCTCTGCTGGTCGGGGCGGCGGTCGGCTGGTTCGCGCGGGTGCCGCAGCGTCTCATCGCGTCGATCATGGCGTTCGGTGCCGGGGTGCTGCTCTCCGCCGTGTCGTTCGAGCTGATCGCCGAAGCGCACGAGCAGGGTGGTCTGCTGCCCACCGCGCTCGGCGCTGCCGCCGGTGCGGTCGTCTACACGGTGGCCAATCTGGTGCTCGCCCGACACGGTGCCCGACACCGGAAGCGCTCCGGTGACCAGCAACCCTCCGAGAACGAGAAGCCCGGCTCCGGGTCGGCTATCGCCGTGGGCGCCCTGCTCGACGGCGTACCGGAATCGGTGGTGATCGGCGCGAGCCTGCTCAGCGGTGGCACGGTCAGCCTGGTCACGGTGGCGGCGGTCTTCCTCAGCAACGTCCCGGAGGGCCTGTCCAGCGCGGCCGGCATGCGTCAGGCCGGTCGACCCCGGCGGTACGTCTTCCTGCTCTGGACCGGGATCGCCCTGATCAGCGGAGCCGCGGCGCTGCTCGGCAACACACTGCTGGGCGGCGCTCCACCGGAGGTGCTGGCCGGGATCACCGCGCTGGCCGCCGGCGCGATCCTCGCGATGATCACCGACACCATGGTTCCCGAGGCATTCGAGGACGCGCACCTGCTGGTCGGCCTTATCACCGTCGCCGGTTTCCTGACCGCGTTCGCCCTGTCCCACGCCTGA
- a CDS encoding GNAT family N-acetyltransferase, which translates to MTIRRVTADDRLTTSFPLAAYAFESSPLGAARIDEFRDYLPYQEGNRTLIAEEGGTTLAAASAIPMRQNLRGAVLPMAGVAGVATHPLARRQGHVRTLLHQLLDEMRDDGHPLSALYPFRPSFYARFGYVGLPKPRRVTFTAANLGSLLRVDLPGEVSWERIAAGYPAWRAFTERHLQERHGFSVFPDYRAVGMRDRDEYWLLTARVGGEVTGAVTYRIDGHGGTLHGNEMLVVDPLARTLLLQFFARHVDQIERITVQVPPDELPELWLTDLDVHVEARTAVPGSSAPMARLLSMDALRGLPAGPGRVRVELTGDRWLAGTHLLDGTTGALELVDDTTGRTPTATLTAAGLSALAYGVLDPAELPLRGLGEVPVDAAAELRGIFPRRVPYLFADF; encoded by the coding sequence ATGACCATCCGCCGGGTGACCGCCGACGACCGTCTCACCACCAGCTTCCCGCTGGCCGCGTACGCCTTCGAGTCCTCGCCGCTCGGTGCCGCACGGATCGACGAGTTCCGCGACTACCTGCCCTACCAGGAGGGCAACCGGACGTTGATCGCCGAGGAGGGCGGCACCACGTTAGCCGCCGCCTCGGCAATCCCGATGCGACAGAACCTGCGCGGGGCGGTCCTGCCGATGGCCGGTGTCGCCGGGGTGGCGACCCATCCGCTGGCCCGCCGGCAGGGGCACGTCCGGACGTTGCTGCACCAACTCCTCGACGAGATGCGCGACGACGGGCACCCGCTCAGCGCGCTCTACCCGTTCCGACCCAGCTTCTACGCCCGGTTCGGCTACGTCGGGCTGCCCAAGCCGCGCCGGGTCACCTTCACCGCGGCCAACCTGGGCTCGCTGCTCCGGGTGGACCTGCCCGGCGAAGTGAGCTGGGAGCGCATCGCGGCCGGCTACCCGGCCTGGCGGGCGTTCACCGAGCGCCACCTCCAGGAACGGCACGGCTTCTCGGTCTTCCCGGACTACCGGGCGGTCGGGATGCGCGACCGGGACGAGTACTGGCTGCTCACCGCCCGGGTGGGCGGGGAGGTGACCGGCGCGGTGACGTACCGGATCGACGGGCACGGCGGAACGCTGCACGGCAACGAGATGCTGGTGGTCGACCCGCTCGCCCGGACGTTGCTGTTGCAGTTCTTCGCCCGGCACGTCGACCAGATCGAACGGATCACCGTCCAGGTCCCGCCCGACGAGCTGCCGGAGCTGTGGCTGACCGACCTGGATGTGCACGTCGAGGCGCGCACGGCCGTACCGGGTTCGTCGGCCCCGATGGCCCGACTGCTGTCGATGGACGCGTTGCGCGGGCTGCCCGCCGGACCAGGCCGGGTACGGGTCGAGCTGACCGGAGACCGGTGGCTGGCCGGCACCCACCTACTGGACGGCACGACCGGCGCGCTGGAGCTGGTCGACGACACCACCGGCCGTACGCCCACCGCCACCCTCACCGCGGCCGGGCTCTCCGCCCTGGCGTACGGGGTGCTGGACCCGGCCGAGCTGCCGTTGCGGGGCCTGGGTGAGGTGCCGGTGGACGCCGCCGCCGAGCTGCGCGGCATCTTCCCCCGCCGGGTGCCGTACCTCTTCGCCGACTTCTGA
- a CDS encoding ATP-binding cassette domain-containing protein, which yields MNADDWLRTLTAELHQRRVAPDTARHVVAEAATHLREGGGDPWVVFGPPQQYAGAVVESIGTAPGPRPGPVRLHAAGISKKYGRRTVLRDATLTVRGGQIAAVVGANGCGKSTFLRICAGLMSPDAGEVTVSGRLGYCPQSGGTADFLLADEHFVLVGAGQGVTRGPARRAGRAAARQLGWEAGGDVQARHLSGGTRQKLNLTMSTLSAPDVLLLDEPYQGFDQGTYVNFWDQLSRLRDAGTAIVVVTHLLNQLDRVDIVLDLTPARETEWHAPGRQGGHL from the coding sequence GTGAACGCCGACGATTGGCTGCGGACGCTCACAGCCGAACTGCACCAGCGCCGGGTCGCGCCGGACACCGCCCGCCACGTGGTCGCCGAGGCCGCCACACACCTGCGCGAAGGGGGCGGCGACCCCTGGGTCGTCTTCGGTCCACCCCAGCAGTACGCGGGCGCGGTCGTGGAGAGCATCGGCACCGCGCCCGGACCACGTCCCGGGCCGGTACGGCTGCACGCGGCGGGCATCAGCAAGAAGTACGGGCGGCGAACCGTGCTGCGCGACGCCACGCTGACCGTCCGGGGCGGACAGATCGCCGCCGTGGTCGGCGCGAACGGCTGCGGCAAGAGCACCTTCCTCCGGATCTGCGCCGGGCTGATGTCACCGGACGCCGGTGAGGTGACCGTCTCCGGGCGGCTCGGCTACTGCCCGCAGTCCGGCGGCACCGCCGACTTCCTGCTCGCCGACGAGCACTTCGTGCTCGTCGGCGCCGGTCAGGGCGTGACCCGCGGCCCGGCCCGCCGCGCCGGTCGGGCGGCGGCTCGCCAGCTCGGTTGGGAGGCGGGCGGGGACGTGCAGGCCCGCCACCTGTCCGGTGGCACCCGACAGAAGCTCAACCTGACCATGTCCACGCTCAGCGCCCCCGACGTTCTGCTGCTCGACGAGCCGTACCAGGGCTTCGACCAGGGCACGTACGTCAACTTCTGGGATCAGCTCAGCAGGTTGCGCGACGCCGGCACGGCCATCGTCGTGGTGACGCACCTGCTCAACCAACTCGACCGGGTGGACATCGTGCTCGACCTGACCCCGGCACGAGAGACCGAGTGGCACGCGCCCGGCCGCCAGGGAGGTCACCTGTGA
- a CDS encoding PadR family transcriptional regulator: MDSDRRGQWLRGVLDICVLALLSEGESYGYQLAQALDTAGVGPIQGGTLYPVLLRLQKTGLVTAQWREGSAGPARKYYRLTDDGHAALRTGGNAWLTFVRPVNDIVTKGVTR; the protein is encoded by the coding sequence GTGGATTCCGACCGGCGCGGGCAGTGGCTGCGGGGGGTGCTCGACATCTGCGTCCTCGCCCTGCTGTCCGAAGGCGAGTCCTACGGCTACCAACTGGCCCAGGCGCTCGACACGGCGGGAGTCGGGCCGATCCAGGGCGGCACGCTCTATCCCGTGCTGTTGCGCCTACAGAAGACCGGCCTGGTCACCGCGCAGTGGCGGGAGGGCAGTGCCGGGCCGGCCCGCAAGTACTACCGGCTCACCGACGACGGACACGCGGCGCTCCGCACCGGCGGCAACGCCTGGCTCACCTTCGTCCGGCCGGTGAACGACATCGTCACGAAGGGGGTCACCCGGTGA
- a CDS encoding protein phosphatase 2C domain-containing protein, producing MTLILRSVILNDIGLVRTNNEDSALAGDRLIAVADGMGGLPAGEVASEIVIRILDELAPPTDPDGAADALRAVVSTANQRIHAAITVDPTREGMGTTLTAALLAGETLVLAQVGDSRCYLLRDGELTQLTRDDTFVQALVDQGTLSPDQARHHPQRSLVTRAVQGADTPPAIGVLTVVPGDRLLLCSDGLSDYVEDDAIAAALGMYADRQQCGEQLVKLAHHAGAPDNVTVVVSDVVAR from the coding sequence ATGACGCTGATCCTCCGCTCGGTCATCCTCAACGACATCGGCTTGGTGCGCACCAACAACGAGGACTCCGCCCTCGCCGGTGACCGCCTGATCGCCGTCGCCGACGGCATGGGTGGGCTGCCCGCGGGCGAGGTGGCGAGCGAGATCGTGATCCGGATCCTGGACGAGCTGGCCCCGCCCACCGACCCCGACGGTGCCGCCGACGCCCTGCGCGCCGTGGTCAGCACCGCCAACCAGCGCATCCACGCCGCCATCACCGTCGACCCGACCCGGGAAGGGATGGGCACGACGCTCACCGCGGCGCTGTTGGCCGGGGAGACTCTGGTGCTGGCCCAGGTCGGCGACTCCCGGTGCTACCTGCTGCGCGACGGGGAGCTGACGCAGCTCACCCGCGACGACACGTTCGTGCAGGCGCTGGTCGACCAGGGCACGCTCTCCCCCGACCAGGCGCGTCACCACCCGCAGCGGTCCCTGGTGACCCGGGCCGTGCAGGGAGCCGACACCCCACCGGCGATCGGGGTGCTCACCGTGGTCCCCGGCGACCGACTGCTGCTGTGCAGCGACGGGCTCTCCGACTACGTCGAGGACGACGCCATCGCGGCGGCGTTGGGCATGTACGCCGACCGCCAGCAGTGCGGCGAGCAACTGGTGAAGCTGGCCCACCACGCCGGCGCTCCGGACAACGTGACCGTCGTGGTCTCCGACGTCGTCGCCCGCTGA
- a CDS encoding XRE family transcriptional regulator: MPQPPPARRPGLDVDPVVVGRRVRALREERGISLSTLARLAGVGKATLSGLEHGTRNPTLETLWAVTAQLGVPFTALLAEPAAEPIVHGTAVTATLLEVFTDTDATYELYRMRVAPGVVQTSPAHQPGVTEHITVFAGVLRAGPVDAPLTAPAGGHLRWVSDVPHSYAAVGDEEVAASLLLRYPRRRDRS, encoded by the coding sequence GTGCCGCAGCCACCACCAGCCCGCCGCCCGGGCCTCGACGTGGATCCCGTCGTCGTCGGCCGTCGGGTCCGCGCCCTACGCGAGGAGCGGGGCATCTCGCTGTCCACACTGGCCCGGCTCGCCGGTGTCGGAAAGGCCACCCTCTCCGGCCTGGAACACGGCACCCGCAACCCCACCCTGGAGACGCTCTGGGCGGTCACCGCGCAGCTCGGCGTGCCGTTCACCGCCCTGCTGGCCGAACCGGCGGCCGAGCCGATCGTGCACGGCACCGCCGTCACCGCCACCCTGCTGGAGGTGTTCACCGACACCGACGCGACCTACGAGCTGTACCGGATGAGAGTCGCGCCGGGCGTCGTGCAGACCTCACCCGCCCACCAACCGGGCGTGACCGAACACATCACCGTCTTCGCCGGAGTGCTGCGCGCCGGGCCGGTCGACGCACCACTGACCGCCCCGGCCGGTGGCCACCTCCGCTGGGTGTCCGACGTGCCGCACAGCTACGCGGCGGTGGGCGACGAGGAGGTCGCCGCCAGCCTGCTGCTGCGCTACCCGCGCCGACGAGACCGGTCCTGA
- a CDS encoding benzoate/H(+) symporter BenE family transporter, with protein MAGRVQPLLAGVVTALVGFASSFTVVLAGLRAAGASDEQAASGLLALCVACGLAAAWLGWRHRIPMSVAWSTPGAALLVATGPPPGGWPVAVGAFLVSGVLIVAAGLFPPLGRAVAAIPKPVAGAMLAGVLLPLCTAPVRALVELPLVAGPVVAAWLLLHRFARRWAVPGALVVAVAAIALTAPPAGPTGAALVPSVTLTAPAWNASALVGLAVPLFLVTMAAQNVPGMAVLVGYGYRPPFGAALRATGLASLLAAPAGGHAVNLAAITAALAASPDAHPDPERRWVASVTAGLGLALLGLGAGAATALVAVAPPILIEAVAGLALLGALATALASAVADPTTREAAVVTFVVTASGVTLIGVGGAFWGLAAGCLMLLLFHRRPPTAPPADGPGRSDHSSGGRSAMPTARRTRPSATDPIRSAGT; from the coding sequence ATGGCCGGACGTGTGCAACCACTGCTGGCGGGCGTGGTCACCGCGCTGGTCGGCTTCGCCAGCTCGTTCACGGTTGTGTTGGCTGGGCTGCGCGCGGCCGGCGCGTCGGACGAGCAGGCCGCCTCCGGCCTGCTCGCCCTCTGCGTGGCGTGCGGGCTCGCCGCCGCCTGGCTGGGCTGGCGGCACCGGATACCGATGAGCGTGGCCTGGTCCACACCGGGCGCGGCGCTGCTGGTGGCGACCGGGCCACCCCCGGGCGGTTGGCCCGTCGCGGTGGGCGCCTTCCTCGTCTCCGGGGTGCTGATCGTCGCGGCCGGGCTGTTTCCACCACTGGGCCGCGCGGTGGCCGCCATCCCCAAGCCGGTGGCCGGCGCGATGCTCGCCGGGGTGCTGCTGCCGCTGTGCACCGCCCCGGTCCGCGCACTGGTCGAGCTGCCCCTGGTGGCCGGGCCGGTGGTGGCGGCCTGGCTGCTGCTACACCGGTTCGCCCGCCGCTGGGCGGTGCCCGGTGCGCTGGTGGTGGCGGTGGCGGCGATCGCGCTGACCGCGCCGCCGGCCGGTCCGACCGGTGCCGCGCTGGTCCCGTCGGTCACGCTGACCGCGCCCGCCTGGAACGCCTCCGCGCTGGTCGGGCTGGCAGTTCCACTGTTCCTGGTCACCATGGCCGCGCAGAACGTACCCGGCATGGCCGTGCTGGTCGGCTACGGCTACCGGCCGCCGTTCGGCGCCGCACTGCGGGCCACCGGCCTGGCCAGCCTGCTCGCCGCCCCGGCCGGCGGGCACGCGGTGAACCTCGCGGCGATCACCGCTGCGCTCGCCGCCAGCCCCGACGCGCACCCGGACCCGGAGCGGCGGTGGGTCGCCTCGGTCACCGCCGGCCTCGGGCTGGCTCTGCTCGGGTTGGGCGCCGGAGCGGCCACCGCGCTTGTCGCAGTCGCCCCACCGATCCTCATCGAGGCGGTCGCCGGGCTGGCCCTGCTGGGCGCCCTCGCGACCGCGCTCGCCTCTGCGGTCGCCGACCCGACGACCCGGGAGGCCGCAGTGGTCACCTTCGTGGTGACCGCCTCCGGGGTGACGTTGATCGGCGTGGGCGGCGCGTTCTGGGGTCTGGCCGCCGGTTGCCTGATGCTGTTGCTCTTCCACCGCCGCCCACCCACCGCCCCACCGGCCGACGGGCCGGGGCGGTCGGATCACTCCTCGGGAGGTAGGTCGGCCATGCCCACGGCCAGGAGGACCCGGCCGTCAGCCACCGACCCGATCCGGTCGGCCGGTACGTAG